GGGGATGCGGTGTGGGAACTGCATCAGCGCCTGCGCCACTGCCGCCAGCCGGCGAAGGCCGCCGATCTGCATCGGGCGGTGGTGGGGGAGGTGCAGGCCGAGGCCCAGGCCGAGGCCCTGCGGCGACTGGATCCCCTGCTCAGTGAGGCGGAGCGCCGTGTGGTCCTGCGGGGACGCAACCAGGCCGGGCGGGGCCCGCGCCGAGGAGCACCCCAGGCCTATGGGCAGGCCACGGGATTTGAGACGATGCTGGGATGGCTTTTTCTGCAGGACCCCAGACGGCTGGCTGAGCTGCTGGACCATCTCGAGAAGACCGAACCCCGTTCCCCATCCGCCAGCCCATGAGTCCCTCCCCTGACCGCCGCGGCGACCGCCGCCCCGACCGTCGTCCTGACCGCCGCTCCGATCCCGGCGCCGACCGGACCCCCCGGCGCCTCGGCTCCGGTGCCGGCGGGCGCCCCGTCAGCCGCGGTTCCGCCTCGCCCCGCCCCCGCCGTCCCGGCGATCCCTTTGGCCGTGCCAGGCCGCCCTTCGACCGGGAGCGTGGCGTTGAGGGGGGCGGTGAACGCGGCAGTGAGCGAGCTGGCGAGCGGTCGGGTGCCCCCGATCGCGGCCCCGGCAGCCCCTACGGCCGCCGCCCCTCCGACGGCCGCCCCGGCGGTGATGGATCCGGCGAGTTCCGCGGCGGCAGCGGCCGCCCGACCCGGGAGCGCCGCACGGGCGAGCGCTTCAGCCCCGCCCGCCCCTCCTTCGGCCGACCCGTCCCCGGCCGCTCTGGGGCCGGACGCCCGACCACCGGCCGTCCCAGCCCGACCCGCTCGGCTCCGGCCCGCCGGGGCCCGGCCCTGTTCCGGGACGCGGATCGCGCCCCTCGCCCCTTCCAGGGACGCAGCCCGGAACGGCCGGAATCCGACGGTTCTGACGTCGACTTCCGTGGCGCGGCGGAGGCCTTCGCCGCCGCCGCCCCCACCGACCTCATCTGGGGCCGCCATTCCACCCAGGCCACCCTGGAGAGCGGCCGGCCGATCCACCGGGTGTGGTGCACGCCCGAGATGCGCTTCAACCCCCGTTTCCTGCAGCTGCTGCGGGAGGCCAAGTCCTCCGGCGTGCTGGTGGAGGAGGTGACCTGGGCGCGCCTGGGCCAGCTCACCGGGGGGGCCGTGCACCAGGGGATCGTGCTGCAACCCGCCGCCGCCGAGACCCTCGACCTGACCAGCCTGATCGAAGGCTGCCGCAGCATCGGTGAAGCGCCCCTGCTGATCGCGGTGGACGGCCTCACCGACCCCCACAACCTCGGCGCCATCGTCCGCAGCGCCGAGGCCCTGGGGGCCCACGGCATGGTCCTGCCCCAGCGCCGCAACGCCGGCCTGACGGGTTCGGTGGCGAAGGTGGCGGCCGGCGCCCTTGAGCACCTTCCCGTGGCCCGGGTGGTCAACCTCAACCGCTCCCTCGACGCCCTCAAGCAGGAGGGCTACCGGGTGGTGGGCCTGGCGGAGGAGGGCACCGTCAGCCTGGAGGAGGTGGACCTGGAGGGTCCCCTTGTGGTGGTCACCGGTTCGGAGGGGGACGGCCTGTCCCTGCTCACCCGCCGCTCCTGCGACCAGCTGGTGCGCATTCCCCTGCGGGGTGCCACGCCGAGCCTGAACGCCTCGGTGGCGACGGCGCTGCTGCTCTACGAAGTCGCCCGCCGCGGCTGGATGCGGGGTCTGACGGGCACCGCCCCCGCCCCCAGGATCGTGCGGCCCTCGATGCCGGCGCCCCCCGACCCCGAGCTGGAAGCCTCGCCCGAAGCGCTGGTTGGGCCCGAAGCCCAGGTTAGGCCTGAAGCGGCGGTTGGGCCGGAGGTGGAGGCGGCACTCCCGGACGACGCGGCGGCCGAGGAGCTCGACGATGGGAACGGGCCTGAGGAGAGCCAGCCGGAGGAGGCAGCTGAAACGCCCGCCGCCGAGCTGGCCGAACCGCTCGAACCTGCCGAGCCAGCCACCGAACCAGCCGCCGAACCGCTGGATACCGCTGCCATGGAACCGGCCGCGGAGGCCCTCCCGGTGCCGCCGGAGGCGACGGCTCCCCCGGTCCCCGAGGCTCCCCCGGTCCCCGAGGCTCCGGCGATTCCCCTGGAGCCCCTGCCTTACCTGCCATCGCCCCAGCCGGGCTTTGACGGTGACATCCGCCTCTGATGCCACCGGCGGGGGTGGCCCAGCCGCCCCCCAGAATGGCCACCTCGCCGCCCCCTCCCCTCCATGAACCCACTGCTCTGGCCCATGCGCGGCATCGCCAATGGGCTGGGCCTGGCCTGGTGGGCGCGGGTGGAAACCCACTCCCCCGACGCGGTGTACTGGTTCGGGCCCTTCGTGCGGCGGCGGACGCTGGAGCAGGCGCTGCCCGCCTTCCTGGACGACCTGCGGGCGGAGTCACCGGCCTCCCTGGAGCACCAGTGCCTGCGCACCGGCCGCAGCGAGCCGTTCACCGAATCTCCAGATCTGGCCAACTGATTCTGGCCGACTGATAGCGTCCATCGCAGCTGGCTAGCGGTTGGATGGGCATCGCCGAATGGCGGGAGCAGCTTCGGCGGGGCGAGGTGTC
This genomic stretch from Cyanobium gracile PCC 6307 harbors:
- a CDS encoding Mini-ribonuclease 3, coding for MASVPPQPPATALATAQLAWLGDAVWELHQRLRHCRQPAKAADLHRAVVGEVQAEAQAEALRRLDPLLSEAERRVVLRGRNQAGRGPRRGAPQAYGQATGFETMLGWLFLQDPRRLAELLDHLEKTEPRSPSASP
- the rlmB gene encoding 23S rRNA (guanosine(2251)-2'-O)-methyltransferase RlmB; translated protein: MSPSPDRRGDRRPDRRPDRRSDPGADRTPRRLGSGAGGRPVSRGSASPRPRRPGDPFGRARPPFDRERGVEGGGERGSERAGERSGAPDRGPGSPYGRRPSDGRPGGDGSGEFRGGSGRPTRERRTGERFSPARPSFGRPVPGRSGAGRPTTGRPSPTRSAPARRGPALFRDADRAPRPFQGRSPERPESDGSDVDFRGAAEAFAAAAPTDLIWGRHSTQATLESGRPIHRVWCTPEMRFNPRFLQLLREAKSSGVLVEEVTWARLGQLTGGAVHQGIVLQPAAAETLDLTSLIEGCRSIGEAPLLIAVDGLTDPHNLGAIVRSAEALGAHGMVLPQRRNAGLTGSVAKVAAGALEHLPVARVVNLNRSLDALKQEGYRVVGLAEEGTVSLEEVDLEGPLVVVTGSEGDGLSLLTRRSCDQLVRIPLRGATPSLNASVATALLLYEVARRGWMRGLTGTAPAPRIVRPSMPAPPDPELEASPEALVGPEAQVRPEAAVGPEVEAALPDDAAAEELDDGNGPEESQPEEAAETPAAELAEPLEPAEPATEPAAEPLDTAAMEPAAEALPVPPEATAPPVPEAPPVPEAPAIPLEPLPYLPSPQPGFDGDIRL
- a CDS encoding DUF1816 domain-containing protein — encoded protein: MNPLLWPMRGIANGLGLAWWARVETHSPDAVYWFGPFVRRRTLEQALPAFLDDLRAESPASLEHQCLRTGRSEPFTESPDLAN